Proteins encoded within one genomic window of Cryptococcus tetragattii IND107 chromosome 12, whole genome shotgun sequence:
- a CDS encoding NADH-cytochrome b5 reductase 1, translating to MSTIEVLTQKLAPHAGFLGGLVVAAILGLVILFQEKDRKVLDPVEWRSFKLVDKDHLSHNTALYRFALPRASDSLGLPIGQHISVAAEINGKQVVRSYTPTTLDDDKGHFDLVVKTYEKGNISRYLSLLTIGQEVKVKGPKGKFVYTPNMAPHLVMIAGGTGITPMYQIIKSSVKNPRDQTKLSLIYANVQEDDILLKKEIDELQAKSNGRFDVKYVLNNPPEGWTGGVGFVTKEMIEEAMPPSGVGSPNHGEGHKVLMCGPPPMINAMKGHLGQIGYPAPRSVSKLEDQVFLF from the exons ATGTCCACCATCGAGGTTCTCACTCAGAAGTTGGCCCCTCATGCCGGCTTCCTCGGCGGTCTCGTTGTCGCTGCTATTCTCGGCCttgtcatcctcttccagg AGAAGGACAGGAAGGTTCTTGACCCTGTCGAATGGAGGTCTTTCAAGCTCGTTGATAAGGATCACTTGTCCCACAACACTGCTTT GTACCGATTTGCCCTTCCCCGTGCTTCCGACTCTCTCGGTCTCCCCATCGGTCAACACATCTCTGTCGCCGCGGAGATTAATGGCAAGCAGGTTGTTAGGTCTTACACTCCCACTACTTTGGATGACGACAAAGGACACTTTGACTTAGTTGTCAAG ACTTACGAGAAAGGCAACATCTCCCGAtacctttctcttcttacGATCGGCCAGGAAGTTAAGGTCAAGGGTCCCAAGGGCAAGTTTGTATACAC CCCCAACATGGCCCCTCACCTCGTCATGATTGCCGGTGGTACCGGTATCACTCCCATGTACCAGATTATTAAATCCTCTGTCAAGAATCCCCGTGACCAGACCAAGCTCTCTTTGATCTATGCCAACGTCCAGGAAGATGACATCT tgctcaagaaggagattgacgAGCTTCAAGCCAAATCCAACGGCCGTTTCGATGTTAAG TACGTCCTCAACAACCCTCCCGAGGGCTGGACTGGTGGTGTCGGTTTTGTCACGAAGGAGATGATCGAGGAAGCTATGCCTCCTTCTGGTGTTGGCTCTCCTAATCACGGTGAAGGTCATAAGGTTTTGATGTGCGGTCCTCCCCCTATGATCAATGCTATGAA AGGCCACCTCGGGCAGATCGGTTACCCTGCTCCTAGGAGCGTCTCCAAGCTCGAGGACCaagttttccttttctaa